The Ciconia boyciana chromosome 2, ASM3463844v1, whole genome shotgun sequence genome has a segment encoding these proteins:
- the RPP38 gene encoding ribonuclease P protein subunit p38 isoform X2 translates to MSVIQRGTATLRKAKKITVKTCLDNPFVFQWKTIDGEDMHFILQTLEERIKHIGLKKIETPRKKKRSLTKKQVERKCDVSTNELPKEEETGGHRQKAGWTDISIRRQLAIGVNEVTKALEKNELLLLLVCKSAKPAMITSHLIQLSASRATPAGQVPRLSETVAPLLGLTSILALGFKKQSDKFTEAIEAIVPKIPALEVPWFQYRTEESVAYTHTDSSENQEPEQLAEVLGDELTSQKRKRTESSQLDLSNVILQPLKIKKLVPNPNKIKKPPRKKKKAFSA, encoded by the coding sequence ATGTCTGTAATTCAGCGAGGGACGGCAACACTTcgtaaagcaaagaaaatcactgTAAAAACTTGTCTAGATAAcccctttgtttttcagtggaaaaccaTAGATGGAGAAGATATGCATTTCATACTACAGACCTTAGAGGAAAGGATTAAACATATTGGACTTAAAAAGATTGAGactccaagaaagaaaaaacgTTCCCTTACAAAAAAACAAGTGGAAAGAAAGTGTGATGTTAGCACCAATGAACTCCCtaaagaggaggaaacaggCGGCCATCGACAAAAAGCAGGATGGACTGACATAAGTATCAGAAGACAGCTTGCTATTGGAGTTAATGAAGTTACAAaagcattggaaaaaaatgaactacTTCTCTTGCTGGTGTGCAAGTCTGCAAAGCCTGCCATGATCACTTCGCATCTCATTCAGCTGAGTGCAAGTCGAGCCACACCAGCTGGCCAGGTTCCCCGTCTGAGTGAAACAGTTGCACCACTTCTTGGCTTAACATCCATTTTAGCACTAGGCTTTAAAAAGCAGTCTGACAAATTTACCGAAGCAATAGAAGCAATAGTTCCAAAGATACCAGCTTTGGAAGTGCCATGGTTTCAGTACAGAACTGAAGAATCTGTGGCTTATACACATACAGATTCTTCAGAAAATCAGGAACCTGAGCAgcttgcagaggtgctgggggaTGAGCTCACAAGCCAGAAACGGAAGCGTACAGAAAGCAGTCAGCTCGAtctttcaaatgtaattttgcagCCTTTGAAAATCAAGAAACTTGTTCCAAATCCAAATAAGATAAAGAAACCACCTcgtaaaaagaaaaaagctttttcagcaTAA
- the RPP38 gene encoding ribonuclease P protein subunit p38 isoform X1 gives MQRNRRHGLKNEKLGWQNTKEKNLRMSVIQRGTATLRKAKKITVKTCLDNPFVFQWKTIDGEDMHFILQTLEERIKHIGLKKIETPRKKKRSLTKKQVERKCDVSTNELPKEEETGGHRQKAGWTDISIRRQLAIGVNEVTKALEKNELLLLLVCKSAKPAMITSHLIQLSASRATPAGQVPRLSETVAPLLGLTSILALGFKKQSDKFTEAIEAIVPKIPALEVPWFQYRTEESVAYTHTDSSENQEPEQLAEVLGDELTSQKRKRTESSQLDLSNVILQPLKIKKLVPNPNKIKKPPRKKKKAFSA, from the exons atgcagagaaacagaagacatggattaaagaatgaaaag CTAGGGTGgcaaaacacaaaagagaagaaCCTCAGGATGTCTGTAATTCAGCGAGGGACGGCAACACTTcgtaaagcaaagaaaatcactgTAAAAACTTGTCTAGATAAcccctttgtttttcagtggaaaaccaTAGATGGAGAAGATATGCATTTCATACTACAGACCTTAGAGGAAAGGATTAAACATATTGGACTTAAAAAGATTGAGactccaagaaagaaaaaacgTTCCCTTACAAAAAAACAAGTGGAAAGAAAGTGTGATGTTAGCACCAATGAACTCCCtaaagaggaggaaacaggCGGCCATCGACAAAAAGCAGGATGGACTGACATAAGTATCAGAAGACAGCTTGCTATTGGAGTTAATGAAGTTACAAaagcattggaaaaaaatgaactacTTCTCTTGCTGGTGTGCAAGTCTGCAAAGCCTGCCATGATCACTTCGCATCTCATTCAGCTGAGTGCAAGTCGAGCCACACCAGCTGGCCAGGTTCCCCGTCTGAGTGAAACAGTTGCACCACTTCTTGGCTTAACATCCATTTTAGCACTAGGCTTTAAAAAGCAGTCTGACAAATTTACCGAAGCAATAGAAGCAATAGTTCCAAAGATACCAGCTTTGGAAGTGCCATGGTTTCAGTACAGAACTGAAGAATCTGTGGCTTATACACATACAGATTCTTCAGAAAATCAGGAACCTGAGCAgcttgcagaggtgctgggggaTGAGCTCACAAGCCAGAAACGGAAGCGTACAGAAAGCAGTCAGCTCGAtctttcaaatgtaattttgcagCCTTTGAAAATCAAGAAACTTGTTCCAAATCCAAATAAGATAAAGAAACCACCTcgtaaaaagaaaaaagctttttcagcaTAA